The following are encoded in a window of Oncorhynchus keta strain PuntledgeMale-10-30-2019 chromosome 10, Oket_V2, whole genome shotgun sequence genomic DNA:
- the LOC118388309 gene encoding zinc finger protein 362-like yields MAEPRFNNPYFWPPPPTMPGQMDNIVLINKIKEQLMAEKIRPPHLPPSTVLSPQQRLGNPTQTGGGQQVQMSVQKLQQMQQGLHVHSSSQPDIALHPRTASSSVAGRILGDVNLNLDDKTAIKARGLWEDWHLRQIIDQPSRTNHLSGLALSSRTGNHNTSITLTTPTSNSQSQLGGALSPHVLSSLASGPGMEQIKSNGGLAGLLGRGRKKIKAENSGGPLLVVPYPILASGNDQSCHNIIPKEGKCYRCKLCPLTFFSKSDMQMHSKSHTEVKPHKCPYCSKSFTNASYLAQHLRIHLGVKPYHCSYCEKCFRQLSHLQQHTRIHTGDRPYKCAHPGCEKAFTQLSNLQSHQRQHNKDKPYKCPNCYRAYSDSASLQIHLSVHAIKNAKAYCCSMCGRAYTSETYLMKHMSKHTVVEHLVSHHSPQRTGSPNIPIRISLI; encoded by the exons ATGGCTGAACCTCGTTTTAATAATCCCTACTTCTGGCCTCCACCCCCCACCATGCCTGGGCAG ATGGATAATATTGTGTTGATCAACAAGATCAAGGAACAGCTGATGGCTGAGAAGATCAGACCACCCCACCTGCCTCCTTCCACAGTTCTCTCCCCTCAGCAACGACTGGGGAATCctacacagacaggaggtgggcaGCAAGTCCAGATGTCAGTACAGAAACTGCAGCAGATGCAACAAGGTCTCCATGTCCACAGCTCGTCCCAGCCAGACATTGCCCTGCACCCCCGGACGGCCTCCAGCTCAGTCGCAG GACGTATTCTTGGTGATGTAAATTTGAATCTGGACGATAAGACGGCTATAAAAGCAAGAGGATTGTGGGAAGACTGGCATTTGCGTCAAATCATTGACCAACCCTCTAGAACGAATCACCTATCAG GTCTGGCACTTTCCTCTCGAACTGGCAACCATAACACCTCCATCACTCTGACCACACCCACCTCCAACAGCCAGAGCCAGCTAGGCGGAGCCCTCTCGCCTCATGTCCTCTCCAGCTTGGCCAGTGGCCCTGGGATGGAGCAAATCAAAAGTAACGGGGGCCTTGCTGGACTGCTGGGGCGAGGGCGTAAGAAGATAAAAGCAGAGAACAGTGGTGGCCCTCTGTTGGTGGTACCTTACCCAATCCTCGCTTCAGGCAACGACCAATCCTGCCACAACATCATCCCCAAAGAGGGCAAATGCTACAG gTGTAAATTGTGCCCACTGACCTTCTTCTCCAAGTCAGACATGCAGATGCACTCCAAGTCCCACACAGAGGTCAAGCCGCACAAGTGTCCCTACTGCTCCAAATCTTTCACCAACGCATCCTACCTGGCCCAGCACCTCCGCATTCACCTGGGTGTCAAACCTTATCACTGCTCTTACTGCGAGAAATGCTTCCGCCAGCTCTCCCACCTGCAGCAGCACACAAG AATTCACACTGGGGATCGGCCCTATAAATGTGCCCATCCAGGTTGTGAAAAAGCCTTCACCCAGCTCTCCAATCTGCAG TCTCACCAGAGACAGCACAACAAAGACAAGCCCTACAAGTGTCCAAACTGCTACCGTGCCTACTCGGACTCAGCCTCATTGCAGATTCACTTGTCTGTGCATGCCATCAAAAACGCCAAGGCCTACTGCTGCAGCATGTGTGGCAGAGCCTACACCTCA GAGACCTACCTTATGAAGCACATGTCTAAACACACGGTGGTGGAGCACCTGGTGAGCCATCACTCTCCACAGAGGACAGGGTCTCCTAATATCCCCATACGGATATCCCTCATCTGA
- the LOC118388311 gene encoding uncharacterized protein LOC118388311, translating into MDGVLEGAAVVCVCKLACSLLFLPMVTASLSAVSFCCNCLLLFTDLVVTTFLVVLWFTEPWLPQFSMSTDVIALRFLLFLSYIYWAVLLMTTPLVAVETAMRLQWPQVCGGGAVDGDVDKQSKNPAPHGGVTLEVENWQSRDTDTQIVGREDQDQGSCLSHIIGFFCCLLVWAVCGICGGQGWRLEVLWVEVCLERTSSLTLCLPSLPNTVQLALGEPSWGLATVTLALLLVLTVGWGFLRRHLAHTETNPHTPTTTQTHKEEHGTDIQLPVQTLPAPRKAMKPVMSVASAPRFVDTETTWSRCSVHSPCSGNNMQLSLGHHVLLSLEFLSADRLEGHKEKKGLGDIPLTGIVEEHTDRSQHGLGRFPCLGVNIMTGLMCLLTVCVLPLNLSVNILLIRHTETMLQWSLKILM; encoded by the exons ATGGATGGTGTGTTAGAGGGAgcagctgtggtgtgtgtgtgtaaactggcCTGCAGTCTTCTCTTCCTGCCCATGGTCACTGCTTCTCTCAGCGCAGTCAGCTTCTGCTGCAACTGCCTGCTGCTCTTCACAGACCTCGTAGTCACAA CCTTCCTGGTTGTACTCTGGTTTACAGAGCCCTGGCTACCTCAATTTTCCATGTCCACTGATGTCATCGCCCTGCGCTTCCTGCTCTTCCTCAGCTACATCTACTGGGCAGTGCTGCTGATGACCACACCTCTGGTTGCTGTGGAGACGGCCATGAGGTTGCAGTGGCCCCAAGTCTGTGGTGGCGGAGCAGTGGACGGAGACGTTGACAAACAGAGTAAAAATCCTGCACCTCACGGCGGTGTGACACTGGAGGTAGAGAACTGGCAGAGCAGGGACACAGACACCCAGATAGTAGGGAGAGAGGACCAGGACCAGGGAAGTTGTCTGTCCCACATCATTGGCTTCTTCTGCTGTCTGCTGGTGTGGGCTGTCTGTGGCATCTGTGGAGGTCAGGGCTGGAGACTGGAGGTGCTGTGGGTGGAGGTCTGCCTGGAGAGGACCAGCTCCCTCACTCTGTGTCTCCCTAGCCTCCCCAACACCGTTCAGCTTGCTCTGGGTGAGCCCAGCTGGGGCCTGGCCACTGTGACCTTGGCTCTCCTGCTGGTGCTGACGGTGGGCTGGGGCTTTCTCAGAAGACACCTGGCCCACACAGAGAcgaacccacacacacccacaaccacacagacacacaaggagGAACATGGTACTGACATTCAACTGCCCGTTCAAACACTCCCTGCACCACGCAAGGCTATGAAACCTGTGATGTCAGTGGCGTCAGCCCCACGGTTTGTTGACACAGAGACAACATGGTCCAGATGCTCCGTTCACAGCCCATGTTCTGGGAACAACATGCAGCTGTCACTGGGTCACCATGTCCTCTTATCCCTGGAGTTTTTGTCAGCAGACAGACTAGAGGGACACAAAGAGAAAAAAGGACTAGGAGACATACCTCTCACTGGTATTGTggaggaacacacagacaggagccAGCATGGGCTCGGGCGATTTCCCTGCCTGGGGGTGAATATAATGACAGGGTTAATGTGTCTGCTCACTGTCTGTGTGTTACCTCTAAACCTCAGTGTGAACATCCTACTAATCAGGCACACAGAGACAATGCTGCAGTGGAGTTTGAAGATCTTAATGTAG